Proteins from one Streptosporangium becharense genomic window:
- the dnaB gene encoding replicative DNA helicase, with product MSIAEPPVFEPGFERTPPNNIEAEQSVLGGMLLSKDAIADVVEIIRADDFYRPAHQIIYDIITDLYGRGDPADAVTVFDELQKRGEVARVGGGAYLHTLTAVVPTAANAGYYARIVREQAILRRLIEAGTRIVSFGYGGQDEEVDDLVDRAQAEIYKVTERRTSEDYVPLSEIMPGALDELEAIGGRSGQMVGVPTGFQDLDALTNGLHPGQMIVVAARPAIGKSTLGLDFARSAAIKHGMTTVVFSLEMSRNEITMRLLSAEARVALHAMRSGTMTDDDWAKLARRMGEVAEAPLFIDDSPNMSMMEIRAKCRRLKQRNDLRFVIIDYLQLMSSPKKTESRQNEVSEISRSIKLLAKELEVPVIAISQLNRGPEQRTDKRPMVSDLRESGSIEQDADMVILLHREDAYERESPRAGEADLIVAKHRNGPTATVTVAFQGHYSRFVDMATH from the coding sequence GTGAGCATCGCGGAGCCGCCGGTCTTCGAGCCGGGTTTCGAGCGCACCCCACCGAACAACATCGAGGCCGAGCAGTCCGTCCTGGGCGGCATGCTCCTGTCCAAGGACGCCATCGCCGACGTCGTCGAGATCATCCGTGCCGACGACTTCTACCGTCCGGCCCACCAGATCATCTACGACATCATCACCGACCTCTACGGGCGTGGTGACCCCGCCGACGCCGTCACCGTCTTCGACGAGCTCCAGAAACGGGGCGAGGTCGCCCGGGTCGGCGGCGGGGCCTACCTGCACACGCTGACCGCCGTCGTGCCCACCGCGGCCAACGCCGGCTACTACGCGCGGATCGTCCGTGAGCAGGCCATCCTGCGGCGCCTCATCGAGGCCGGTACCCGCATCGTCTCCTTCGGCTACGGCGGGCAGGACGAGGAGGTCGACGACCTCGTCGACCGTGCCCAGGCCGAGATCTACAAGGTCACCGAACGCCGCACCTCCGAAGACTACGTGCCGCTGTCCGAGATCATGCCGGGCGCGCTCGACGAGCTGGAGGCCATCGGCGGCCGGAGCGGTCAGATGGTCGGCGTCCCCACCGGCTTCCAGGATCTCGACGCCCTCACCAACGGCCTGCACCCCGGCCAGATGATCGTCGTGGCCGCCCGACCGGCCATCGGCAAATCCACTCTGGGGCTGGATTTCGCCAGGTCCGCCGCCATAAAGCATGGCATGACCACTGTGGTGTTCTCGCTGGAGATGTCCCGCAACGAGATCACCATGCGTCTGCTTTCGGCCGAGGCCAGGGTGGCGCTCCACGCCATGCGCTCGGGCACGATGACCGATGACGACTGGGCCAAGCTGGCCCGCCGGATGGGCGAAGTGGCCGAGGCGCCGTTGTTCATCGACGACTCGCCCAACATGTCGATGATGGAGATCCGGGCCAAGTGCCGCCGGCTCAAGCAGCGCAACGATCTGCGGTTCGTCATCATCGACTACCTGCAGCTGATGTCCTCGCCCAAGAAGACCGAGAGCCGTCAGAACGAGGTCTCCGAGATCTCCCGCTCGATCAAGCTCCTCGCCAAGGAGCTGGAGGTCCCGGTCATCGCGATCTCCCAGCTCAACCGTGGCCCCGAGCAGCGAACCGACAAACGCCCCATGGTCAGCGACCTTCGCGAATCCGGCAGCATTGAGCAGGATGCGGACATGGTCATCCTGCTCCACCGGGAAGACGCCTACGAGCGCGAGTCGCCCAGGGCCGGCGAGGCCGACCTGATCGTCGCCAAACACCGTAACGGCCCCACTGCCACGGTGACCGTGGCGTTCCAGGGCCACTACAGCCGCTTCGTCGACATGGCCACCCACTGA
- a CDS encoding ABC transporter ATP-binding protein, whose product MKVIEVSNLRKQYRDRLAVDDVSFSVEEGEIFGVLGPNGAGKTTTVECVAGLRAPDSGTVSVLGGLTGTALKECLGVQLQSSALPEKIKVWEALDLYASFYRAPADRTALLERVGLADKRDAHYGRLSGGQQQRLSIALALIGGPRVAILDELTTGLDPQARRDTWELIERVREDGVTILLVTHFMEEAERLCDRLALIDSGRVVAVDSPEGLIARIGSRQTVRFRPTRPVDDAVFGDLPEVTEVRRSGGQLAVTGTGDLLLAVTVALATAGVTPADLRVERPSLDDAFLALTGKKISS is encoded by the coding sequence ATGAAGGTCATCGAGGTCAGCAACCTCCGTAAGCAGTACCGTGACCGGCTCGCGGTGGACGACGTCTCGTTCTCCGTCGAGGAGGGCGAGATCTTCGGCGTTCTCGGTCCCAACGGTGCGGGCAAGACGACGACCGTCGAATGCGTCGCCGGCCTGCGTGCCCCCGACTCCGGCACCGTCAGCGTGCTCGGCGGTCTCACCGGCACCGCGTTGAAGGAGTGCCTCGGCGTCCAGCTGCAGAGTTCGGCGCTGCCGGAGAAGATCAAGGTCTGGGAGGCGCTCGACCTGTACGCCTCCTTCTACCGGGCGCCCGCGGACCGGACGGCGCTGCTGGAGCGCGTCGGTCTCGCCGACAAGCGCGACGCGCACTACGGCAGGCTCTCCGGCGGCCAACAGCAGCGGCTGTCCATCGCGCTGGCCCTGATCGGCGGCCCTCGGGTGGCGATCCTGGACGAGCTGACCACCGGCCTGGACCCTCAGGCTCGCCGGGACACCTGGGAGCTCATCGAGCGGGTCCGGGAGGACGGGGTGACGATCCTGCTGGTCACCCACTTCATGGAGGAGGCGGAACGGCTCTGTGACCGGCTCGCGCTGATCGACTCCGGCCGGGTGGTCGCCGTGGACAGCCCGGAGGGACTGATCGCCAGGATCGGCAGCCGGCAGACCGTCAGGTTCCGGCCGACCCGGCCGGTCGACGACGCGGTGTTCGGCGACCTCCCCGAGGTCACCGAGGTGCGGCGCAGTGGCGGGCAGCTGGCGGTCACCGGCACCGGTGACCTGCTCCTGGCGGTCACCGTCGCCCTCGCCACCGCCGGTGTCACCCCGGCCGACCTGCGCGTGGAGCGGCCCTCTCTCGACGACGCCTTCCTCGCCCTCACCGGAAAGAAGATCTCCTCTTGA
- a CDS encoding LuxR C-terminal-related transcriptional regulator: MRVVIAEDLYLLRDGLVHLLQAHGLQVAAAVESGPELLTALIELRPDVAVVDVRLPPTFTDEGLQAALAARRAVPGLPVLVLSQHVEQLYARELLADGSGAVGYLLKDRVFNADQFVDAVRRVAAGGTAMDPEVIAKLLASTARHQPLATLTPREREVLELMAGGRSNSAISQRLFLSESAVGKHTANIFAKLGLTPSDDDNRRVLAVLAYLDAARG; this comes from the coding sequence CTGCGCGTCGTCATCGCCGAGGACCTGTACCTGCTCAGGGACGGCCTGGTGCATCTGCTGCAGGCCCACGGTCTGCAGGTGGCGGCGGCCGTCGAATCCGGGCCGGAGCTGCTGACGGCGCTGATCGAGCTGCGGCCCGATGTGGCGGTGGTCGACGTCCGGCTCCCGCCCACGTTCACCGACGAAGGGCTCCAGGCCGCGCTGGCGGCGCGTCGGGCCGTCCCCGGCCTGCCGGTGCTCGTCCTGTCGCAGCACGTCGAGCAGCTCTACGCGCGTGAACTCCTGGCCGACGGCTCCGGAGCGGTCGGGTACCTCCTCAAGGACCGGGTCTTCAACGCCGATCAGTTCGTCGACGCGGTCCGCCGGGTCGCGGCGGGCGGCACCGCGATGGACCCCGAGGTGATCGCCAAGCTCCTGGCGAGCACCGCCCGTCACCAGCCGCTCGCCACGCTGACCCCGCGCGAGCGCGAGGTTCTGGAGCTGATGGCCGGGGGCCGGTCCAACTCGGCCATCTCCCAGCGTCTGTTCCTCAGCGAGAGCGCGGTCGGCAAGCACACGGCCAACATCTTCGCCAAGCTCGGTCTCACCCCTTCCGACGACGACAATCGCCGCGTGCTCGCGGTTCTCGCGTACCTCGACGCCGCCCGCGGGTGA
- a CDS encoding sensor histidine kinase — MVIGRALAFGALAVADLVLAVLILVAAVPMFGLGMIFMFPPVVRVVRWRTRLARKLNGAWLETRVRAPYLPPPPPTRPQPDGWYRYQRQLYKTPRWPDWNNRWKWMFGDPATWRDGLWMLLNPLVAGVFLLPFAVLARLLATPWHPVSPATLPAAGVAVALLAALPWLLRGYAWWNRLLLSPTATSILAGQLQRLDQARLETVDSQAAELRRIERDLHDGAQARLVAMGMTLGAVEELMDKDPAAAKALLGKVREASSAALTELRDLVRGIHPPVLAERGLGDAVRALALDSPLKARVTVDLGTRPEPPVESAAYFSISELLTNAARHGGAERVWIDISAHDGALRVTVTDDGSGGADPSRGSGLRGIERRLAAFDGVLAVSSPPGGPTTATIDLPGALDRKVPDCTVMPRWKTAVVAIGWGLGWLPLFPQGLIAMILKLAGTDRFSWFLALYLPEPWQWPLIVFNIVLGVSLYTAAIFIPIHHSRHRWMAEAAPTRLWLGR, encoded by the coding sequence GTGGTTATCGGGCGGGCCCTGGCCTTCGGGGCGCTGGCCGTGGCGGACCTCGTCCTGGCGGTGCTGATCCTGGTCGCGGCCGTGCCGATGTTCGGGCTTGGGATGATCTTCATGTTCCCCCCGGTCGTCCGGGTCGTCAGGTGGCGTACGCGCCTGGCGAGGAAACTGAACGGTGCGTGGCTGGAGACACGGGTGCGGGCCCCCTACCTCCCCCCGCCGCCGCCCACCCGGCCCCAGCCCGACGGCTGGTACCGCTACCAGCGTCAGCTCTACAAGACGCCGCGCTGGCCCGACTGGAACAACCGCTGGAAGTGGATGTTCGGCGACCCGGCCACCTGGCGGGACGGGCTCTGGATGCTCCTGAATCCGCTGGTCGCCGGGGTGTTCCTGCTGCCGTTCGCCGTGCTCGCCCGCCTCCTGGCGACCCCCTGGCACCCGGTCTCACCGGCCACGCTCCCCGCGGCCGGTGTCGCCGTCGCGCTGCTCGCCGCACTGCCCTGGCTGCTCCGCGGGTACGCGTGGTGGAACCGGCTGCTGCTGTCCCCCACGGCCACGTCCATCCTGGCCGGACAGCTCCAGCGGCTCGACCAGGCGCGCCTGGAGACGGTCGACTCCCAGGCGGCCGAGCTGCGGCGGATCGAGCGCGACCTGCACGACGGAGCACAGGCCAGGCTCGTCGCGATGGGCATGACCCTCGGCGCGGTCGAGGAGCTGATGGACAAGGATCCGGCGGCGGCCAAGGCCCTGCTGGGCAAGGTCAGGGAGGCGTCCTCCGCGGCGCTCACCGAGCTGAGGGATCTGGTCAGGGGGATTCACCCGCCGGTCCTGGCCGAGCGCGGGCTCGGCGACGCCGTGCGCGCTCTCGCGCTGGACAGCCCGCTGAAGGCCAGGGTCACCGTCGATCTCGGGACGCGCCCCGAGCCGCCCGTCGAGTCCGCCGCGTACTTCTCGATCAGTGAGCTGCTGACCAACGCGGCCCGCCACGGTGGGGCGGAGCGTGTGTGGATCGACATCAGCGCTCACGACGGCGCGCTGCGTGTGACCGTCACCGACGACGGTTCCGGCGGTGCCGACCCCTCTCGGGGCAGCGGACTGCGCGGCATCGAGCGCAGGCTGGCGGCCTTCGACGGGGTGCTCGCGGTCAGCAGCCCGCCGGGCGGCCCGACCACCGCCACGATCGACCTGCCCGGCGCGCTGGACCGGAAGGTTCCGGACTGTACCGTGATGCCCCGCTGGAAGACGGCCGTCGTCGCGATCGGTTGGGGGCTCGGCTGGCTCCCGCTCTTTCCGCAGGGCCTGATCGCGATGATCCTGAAGCTCGCCGGCACCGACCGCTTCAGCTGGTTCCTCGCGCTCTATCTGCCCGAGCCGTGGCAGTGGCCGCTGATCGTCTTCAACATCGTCCTGGGTGTCTCGTTGTACACCGCGGCCATATTCATTCCGATCCACCACTCCCGCCATCGGTGGATGGCGGAGGCCGCCCCGACCCGCCTATGGTTGGGCCGGTGA
- a CDS encoding FadR/GntR family transcriptional regulator, with product MSLRTAQRASLVDQVIDQLKEQITSHSWQMHAKIPTETVLAEQLGVGRNTVREAVRALTHAGLLECRQGDGTYVRATSELSGAMLRRLRTAEQLEILEVRRALEVEAARLAATRRTDRDIALIEAALAEREHAWGRGEPEAFVEADLAFHMAVVHATHNQVLIDLYEDFSTALRASITAAGTSLHSTLNSTYIPHEAIARAIAAGDAAAAERAGHACMEHILIALTEEQELSV from the coding sequence GTGAGTCTGCGTACGGCGCAGCGAGCATCCCTCGTCGACCAAGTGATCGACCAGCTCAAGGAGCAGATCACTTCTCACTCCTGGCAGATGCACGCGAAGATTCCTACAGAGACCGTGCTCGCCGAGCAGCTCGGCGTCGGCCGCAACACCGTACGCGAGGCGGTGCGGGCGCTCACCCATGCGGGCCTGCTGGAGTGCCGCCAAGGCGACGGAACGTACGTCCGGGCCACGAGCGAGCTGTCCGGAGCCATGCTGCGACGGCTACGCACCGCCGAGCAGTTGGAGATCCTGGAGGTGCGCAGAGCGCTGGAGGTGGAGGCGGCCCGGCTGGCCGCCACCAGGCGCACCGACCGCGACATCGCCCTGATCGAGGCCGCCCTGGCAGAGCGCGAGCACGCGTGGGGACGTGGTGAGCCCGAGGCCTTCGTCGAAGCCGACCTCGCCTTCCACATGGCGGTCGTCCACGCCACGCACAACCAGGTGCTGATCGACCTCTACGAGGACTTCTCCACCGCGCTGCGCGCCAGCATCACCGCCGCCGGAACCTCACTGCACAGCACCCTGAACAGCACGTACATCCCGCACGAGGCCATCGCCCGTGCCATTGCGGCCGGTGACGCCGCCGCCGCCGAGCGCGCCGGTCACGCGTGCATGGAGCACATCCTGATCGCCCTGACGGAAGAGCAGGAACTCTCTGTCTGA
- a CDS encoding MATE family efflux transporter — protein MPLTSRSGRGYDGQILRLAVPAFGALIAEPLFLLTDTVVVSRLPAPALGALGVASTVLSTAVGLCVFLAYGTTAAVARRIGAGDTGQALRQAVDGLWLAAGVGLVIVVVLWPLAPSLAGLIGAEGELARQAVTYLRISLLGVPAMLLVLAGTGVLRGMQDTTTPLVVSVGAFTLNAVLNVTFVLGLGWGIAGSAWGTVLAQSAAAAVYLLLIFIRHGAPFRPDLAGVRAAGSAGIALVVRTACLQLVLGVATAVATRMGENQIEAHTVALRVWTLLAFALDAIAIAGQAITGRALGAGDVAEVRGATRRMVVWGIGSGVVLGLLVIVARPFTPALFDAGPAVAGELLDALWVVAALQPVAGVVFVLDGVLIGAGDQRYLAWAGVWTTLAYLPAALLVVTAGGGLVALWLALGVWMAARLVTLAVRARGTSWLVVGV, from the coding sequence GTGCCTCTTACCTCTCGCTCAGGCCGTGGCTATGACGGGCAGATCCTGCGGCTGGCGGTCCCGGCCTTCGGCGCCCTGATCGCCGAGCCCCTCTTCCTGCTGACCGACACTGTGGTGGTCAGCCGCCTGCCCGCCCCCGCGCTCGGTGCCCTGGGGGTGGCGAGCACGGTGCTGAGCACCGCGGTGGGGTTGTGCGTGTTCCTGGCGTACGGGACGACGGCGGCGGTGGCCCGGCGGATCGGGGCGGGCGACACCGGGCAGGCGCTCCGGCAGGCGGTGGACGGTCTCTGGCTGGCCGCCGGGGTCGGGCTGGTGATCGTCGTGGTGCTCTGGCCGCTCGCCCCCTCCCTCGCCGGGCTGATCGGCGCCGAGGGGGAGCTCGCCCGGCAGGCGGTGACCTACCTGCGGATCAGTCTGCTCGGCGTCCCGGCCATGCTGCTGGTGCTCGCGGGCACCGGCGTGCTGCGCGGCATGCAGGACACCACGACCCCGCTGGTGGTGTCGGTGGGCGCCTTCACGCTCAACGCGGTGCTCAACGTGACGTTCGTCCTGGGCCTGGGCTGGGGGATCGCGGGCTCGGCCTGGGGGACGGTCCTGGCCCAGTCCGCCGCCGCCGCCGTCTACCTTCTACTGATCTTCATCCGGCACGGCGCGCCGTTCCGGCCCGATCTGGCGGGTGTCCGGGCCGCGGGATCGGCCGGGATCGCCCTGGTCGTCCGGACGGCCTGCCTGCAGTTGGTGCTGGGCGTCGCGACCGCCGTCGCCACCCGGATGGGGGAGAACCAGATCGAGGCGCACACCGTCGCCCTCAGGGTCTGGACCCTCCTGGCGTTCGCCCTGGACGCGATCGCCATCGCCGGGCAGGCCATCACCGGCCGTGCCCTGGGCGCCGGCGATGTGGCTGAGGTTCGCGGGGCCACCCGCCGGATGGTGGTGTGGGGCATCGGCTCGGGTGTGGTGCTCGGCCTTCTGGTGATCGTGGCCAGGCCGTTCACCCCCGCGCTGTTCGACGCGGGCCCGGCCGTGGCGGGGGAGCTGCTCGACGCGTTGTGGGTGGTGGCGGCACTGCAGCCGGTCGCCGGTGTGGTCTTCGTTCTGGACGGGGTGCTGATCGGCGCGGGTGACCAGCGCTACCTGGCCTGGGCGGGGGTGTGGACGACGCTCGCCTACCTGCCCGCCGCGCTCCTCGTGGTCACCGCCGGCGGCGGGTTGGTCGCGCTGTGGCTGGCGCTCGGGGTGTGGATGGCGGCGCGGCTGGTCACGCTGGCCGTACGGGCACGGGGCACGTCCTGGCTCGTTGTCGGCGTATGA
- a CDS encoding HAD family hydrolase, with protein MTIRGVLFDIDDTLFDYSTSEQIGLLKHLDVEGLLELFPSPADAVAVWREVMEEEYARFLAGELTFTGQQLVRTRRFLARAGSLPADGISDHEASVWFTRYNEFRIAAWSAFPDAGAVLRTLAPRFRLGVVSNSSLAHQRNKLRTIGLLHHFGDSIVCSAEHGAPKPDPSIFLAGCATLGLPAHQVAYVGDKYEIDALGAREAGLHSYWLDRAISGIAPAKGITVIRSLEELVTDLNGTSGASGTTGRAEAEGGRVTPTGTAVPPAPR; from the coding sequence ATGACGATCCGTGGGGTGTTGTTCGACATCGACGACACGCTCTTCGACTACTCGACTTCGGAACAGATCGGTCTGCTGAAACATCTGGACGTCGAAGGGCTGCTGGAGCTGTTCCCGTCGCCCGCCGACGCGGTGGCGGTCTGGCGGGAGGTCATGGAGGAGGAGTACGCGCGGTTTCTCGCCGGCGAGTTGACGTTCACCGGTCAGCAGCTCGTACGGACCAGACGGTTCCTGGCGCGGGCCGGGAGCCTTCCGGCCGACGGCATCTCCGACCATGAGGCATCTGTCTGGTTCACCAGGTACAACGAGTTCCGGATCGCCGCGTGGTCCGCCTTCCCGGATGCAGGAGCCGTGCTCAGGACGCTCGCTCCGCGATTCCGACTCGGCGTCGTCTCCAACTCGTCACTGGCGCACCAGCGGAACAAACTGCGCACGATCGGCCTTCTGCACCATTTCGGCGACTCGATCGTCTGTTCCGCCGAGCATGGTGCCCCCAAGCCGGATCCGAGCATCTTCCTGGCGGGATGCGCGACGCTCGGTCTGCCCGCGCACCAGGTCGCGTACGTCGGCGACAAGTACGAGATCGACGCTCTGGGCGCCCGAGAGGCCGGCCTCCACTCGTACTGGCTCGACAGGGCGATCTCCGGGATCGCGCCAGCGAAGGGGATCACGGTGATCCGATCGCTGGAGGAACTGGTGACCGACCTGAACGGAACCTCCGGCGCCTCGGGAACGACCGGCCGGGCAGAGGCGGAGGGCGGCCGGGTCACTCCCACCGGAACAGCCGTGCCGCCAGCACCCCGGTGA
- a CDS encoding ABC transporter permease, with amino-acid sequence MKKMILTEAKLFLRDPAGTIFAVLLPLALLLGLGSIPGFQKADPALGGERIVDTQLPGMMVILSVVTMALTVLPGTLVGYREKGVLRRMSTTPVSPARLLAAQVVNNLVVAVVSTALLVGLGFLVLGSVPPRSPLAFAGVFVLGTASMFGLGLLVAAVTSRAQTAQGVGSLLMFPLLFMAGMWIPREIMPEVVRRIGDFLPMAPFADALRATWAGNAPQTLHLVVMAVTVLVTGVLAARLFRWE; translated from the coding sequence ATGAAGAAGATGATCCTGACCGAGGCCAAGCTCTTCCTCCGCGATCCGGCGGGAACGATCTTCGCCGTGCTGCTTCCCCTGGCACTGCTGCTCGGGCTGGGCAGCATCCCCGGCTTCCAGAAGGCCGACCCCGCCCTGGGCGGGGAACGGATCGTCGACACCCAGCTCCCGGGGATGATGGTGATCCTGTCGGTGGTGACGATGGCGTTGACCGTGCTGCCCGGCACCCTGGTGGGCTATCGGGAGAAGGGCGTGCTGCGCCGGATGTCCACCACCCCGGTCAGCCCGGCCCGGCTGCTGGCCGCCCAGGTCGTCAACAACCTCGTGGTGGCGGTCGTGTCCACCGCCCTGCTCGTCGGCCTGGGATTCCTGGTGCTGGGCTCGGTCCCGCCGAGGAGCCCCCTGGCCTTCGCGGGGGTGTTCGTGCTGGGCACCGCCTCGATGTTCGGCCTGGGGCTGCTGGTCGCCGCCGTCACCTCCCGCGCGCAGACCGCGCAGGGCGTCGGCTCGCTGCTGATGTTCCCGCTGCTCTTCATGGCCGGGATGTGGATCCCCCGGGAGATCATGCCCGAGGTGGTGCGGCGGATCGGCGATTTCCTCCCCATGGCGCCCTTCGCCGACGCGCTCCGCGCCACCTGGGCGGGGAACGCGCCCCAGACGCTCCACCTGGTGGTCATGGCGGTGACCGTGCTGGTCACCGGGGTGCTGGCGGCACGGCTGTTCCGGTGGGAGTGA
- the dnaN gene encoding DNA polymerase III subunit beta, whose amino-acid sequence MKFRVNRDVLADAVAWVARALPNRPAVPVLSGLLVEAGDDLVLSVFDYDVSARVSIEADVAEPGRALIPGRILAEITRSLPGEVVEFATESSEAVLTCGSAEFGLLTMPVEDFPSLPEMPPKVGAIGGGVFAAAVGQVAPAASRDETLPMLTGIRVDISGENVTMATTDRYRIAAREFDWRPERPDVAAAAMVPARVLVDVAKSLRGGEVSVSLGDGIAGFESVGRSTTVRLLDEQFIDYRSRLAGDWSIRADVRVTPFVDAIKRVALVAERNTAIRLSFSQGHVLIQAGGGDIGRGAEVVDAELSGGDIQIAFQAQFLLDGLSGVETDFVRLNMESPSRPALITEVPGDADPAFRYLVMSLRLG is encoded by the coding sequence GTGAAGTTCCGGGTTAACCGTGATGTCCTGGCCGACGCCGTGGCCTGGGTGGCCCGGGCGCTGCCGAACCGGCCGGCTGTTCCCGTCCTGTCCGGCCTCCTCGTGGAGGCCGGTGACGACCTCGTGCTGTCGGTCTTCGACTACGACGTCTCCGCCCGCGTCTCGATCGAGGCGGATGTGGCCGAGCCCGGCCGGGCGCTGATCCCGGGCCGGATCCTCGCTGAGATCACCCGCAGCCTGCCCGGCGAGGTCGTCGAGTTCGCCACCGAGAGTTCCGAAGCGGTGCTCACCTGCGGTAGCGCGGAGTTCGGCCTGCTCACCATGCCGGTGGAAGACTTCCCTTCGCTGCCCGAGATGCCGCCGAAGGTCGGCGCGATCGGCGGCGGGGTCTTCGCGGCCGCCGTCGGCCAGGTCGCCCCGGCGGCCAGCCGCGACGAGACGCTCCCCATGCTGACCGGCATCCGGGTCGACATCTCCGGCGAGAACGTCACCATGGCCACCACCGACCGTTACCGCATCGCGGCCAGGGAGTTCGACTGGCGTCCCGAGCGGCCCGACGTCGCGGCCGCCGCCATGGTGCCCGCGCGAGTGCTCGTCGACGTGGCCAAGTCACTGCGCGGCGGTGAAGTGTCGGTGTCGCTGGGCGACGGCATCGCCGGCTTCGAGAGCGTCGGCCGCAGCACCACGGTGCGGCTCCTCGATGAGCAGTTCATCGACTACCGGTCGCGGCTGGCCGGCGACTGGTCCATCCGGGCCGACGTGCGGGTGACCCCCTTCGTCGACGCGATCAAGCGCGTCGCCCTGGTCGCCGAGCGCAACACCGCGATCCGGCTCTCCTTCAGTCAGGGGCACGTCCTCATCCAGGCTGGCGGCGGTGACATCGGCCGCGGTGCCGAGGTCGTCGACGCCGAGTTGTCCGGCGGTGACATCCAGATCGCCTTCCAGGCTCAGTTCCTCCTCGACGGCCTCAGCGGTGTCGAGACCGATTTCGTCCGGCTCAACATGGAGTCGCCGAGCCGACCGGCCCTCATCACGGAGGTTCCCGGTGACGCCGATCCCGCTTTCCGCTACTTGGTGATGTCCCTGCGTCTCGGCTGA
- a CDS encoding APC family permease, producing MPPSQATGRWTGARHGLPTAYGPAALIVLGLGVMIGAGIFSVAGRQAATMAGPGVILSFMIAGITSLLVAFCFAELSSAMPASGSAYTFTYVIFGEVWAWIVGWALVMELLLATAVVARVWSLYAAQMLGDLGVRLPEAIAGVVGQGTGFDLFTLLILLLLTGVVALGARVGLRALWIIVVAKLVAVGAVIVVGALHFDRRNLAAIPVPAAPAKEAADTLHSPLLGILFGQTGAFGWFGIFAASAAITFAYIGFDVVATAAEEAEDAPRSIPKGIIRGLVITTVIYIAVGVVMVGMTPYDRIDTDAPLANAFREAGEGFMVHVINIGAVLGLTTVILVLLVGLTRVMFSMARDGLIPRPLAKINRSYHSPTRVTLLIGVLAIVLAEFVPVLTLEPLVVIGTLFVFVAVAYGVIRMRRTMPDLPRGFRVPLSPGVPIASIVASLWLMVNLQLVTWLYFIVWMAVGVLVYLVYGRRNSVLAGMLQSLPEPVPPFVRRPGGSVSGLTPGYGPEHGAGPGPGAGPRYGSGRRPVDPGDTGGPSPRGRHRR from the coding sequence ATGCCCCCGAGCCAGGCCACCGGCCGGTGGACCGGAGCGCGTCATGGTCTGCCCACCGCCTACGGCCCCGCGGCCCTCATCGTGCTCGGCCTCGGCGTGATGATCGGCGCAGGCATCTTCAGCGTCGCCGGTCGCCAGGCCGCGACCATGGCCGGTCCGGGCGTGATCCTCTCCTTCATGATCGCCGGTATCACCAGTCTGCTCGTGGCCTTCTGCTTCGCAGAGCTGTCGTCCGCCATGCCGGCGTCCGGGAGCGCCTACACCTTCACCTACGTCATCTTCGGCGAAGTCTGGGCCTGGATCGTCGGCTGGGCGTTGGTGATGGAGCTCCTGCTGGCCACGGCGGTGGTGGCGCGCGTCTGGTCGCTGTACGCCGCCCAGATGCTCGGCGACCTCGGTGTGCGCCTCCCTGAGGCGATCGCGGGGGTCGTCGGCCAAGGCACCGGCTTCGATCTCTTCACGCTCCTCATCCTGCTGCTCCTGACCGGGGTGGTCGCGCTCGGCGCCAGGGTCGGCCTGCGTGCCCTGTGGATCATCGTGGTGGCCAAACTGGTGGCCGTCGGCGCGGTCATCGTGGTCGGGGCCCTCCACTTCGACCGGCGCAACCTCGCCGCCATCCCGGTGCCCGCCGCACCCGCCAAGGAGGCGGCGGACACCCTGCACTCCCCGCTGCTGGGCATCCTGTTCGGTCAGACCGGGGCCTTCGGCTGGTTCGGCATCTTCGCCGCCTCAGCGGCCATCACGTTCGCGTACATCGGCTTCGACGTCGTCGCCACCGCCGCCGAGGAGGCGGAGGACGCCCCGCGCTCGATCCCGAAGGGCATCATCCGCGGCCTGGTGATCACCACGGTCATCTACATCGCGGTCGGCGTGGTGATGGTCGGCATGACCCCGTACGACAGAATCGACACCGACGCACCGCTCGCCAACGCCTTCCGGGAAGCCGGAGAGGGTTTCATGGTGCACGTCATCAACATCGGGGCGGTGCTCGGCCTCACCACGGTCATCCTGGTGCTGCTGGTGGGCCTGACCCGGGTGATGTTCTCCATGGCCCGCGACGGGTTGATCCCGCGGCCGCTCGCCAAGATCAATCGCAGCTACCACAGCCCGACGAGGGTGACCCTGCTGATCGGTGTCCTGGCGATCGTGCTGGCCGAGTTCGTCCCGGTGCTGACGCTCGAACCGCTGGTGGTGATCGGCACCCTGTTCGTATTCGTCGCGGTGGCCTACGGGGTGATCAGGATGCGCCGGACGATGCCCGACCTGCCGAGAGGCTTCCGCGTCCCGCTCTCCCCGGGCGTGCCGATCGCCTCGATCGTCGCCTCCCTGTGGCTCATGGTGAACCTGCAGCTGGTGACGTGGCTGTACTTCATCGTCTGGATGGCCGTGGGCGTGCTGGTCTACCTGGTGTACGGCAGGCGCAACAGCGTGCTCGCCGGCATGCTCCAGTCGCTGCCCGAGCCCGTCCCGCCCTTCGTCCGGCGTCCCGGCGGGTCCGTGTCCGGCCTCACGCCGGGGTACGGTCCGGAACACGGTGCCGGTCCCGGGCCGGGTGCGGGTCCCCGGTACGGGTCCGGCCGCAGGCCCGTCGATCCCGGTGACACCGGGGGGCCGAGCCCGCGCGGCCGGCACCGCCGCTGA